In the genome of Aedes aegypti strain LVP_AGWG chromosome 2, AaegL5.0 Primary Assembly, whole genome shotgun sequence, the window tttaaacacaaaatcaaatttgtttgatgGTTGTGGGAGCTGTACGAAGGTTCAAGCTCTCATGTTCATGATAAAACGTACCACCGAAAAGATGTTCGTGTTCAAACGAGgatggattatcaactggtgagctcgtttcatgcttattacACATTTTATCGTGGCAGCGTCatgtttatgtaattttcaaaatgttatttaaaaaaatgtaagttACTGTTCGAATTActagattttattacaaattacaCAACGTAACAACGCCCCCCAGGTCTGGAGGTTGTTTAGATagattttatcatgcactgttatccccccgatctaatcagagctgtagcaaaAGAAGATAAACAGACTCATGATGTGTTgcagatcatgattgttacagggAGCGATAAGTAAACAATTTTCTCCGGATACAATCCCTAATTACAACTGATGAACGTTTATAAAAACTTAGGCAATCAACTAGAGCATCGAAActtgtttttttaataatgaatTGGATTTTAGACACAATTCCAATACTTCtccattattccaaaaatgAAAGTAAATTGAAACAGTTCATGATTGTCGAATAATGTTTGAAACCTATGACATTCATAGGTTATAAAGTATTTTGAATTGGATGTATTATTTATTAGTTTTCAAAGAACTTGATGTAAAAACAGTGCCCTGTACGAATATGCATTTGAGTCACCGTAAGTCCCGCAGAACAAACCAGAATCAACAGAGAAACTTGGCACAATCCCAGCTCCAAACCGGCCCAATCAATCAATGGCCggtatggtgttcattttagaGCGTGCTAGAGCAAATTCTAGATCGTCGTCCTTTGCTGGGCAACTCTCCGTCGTTGCTCGGTGTCCGATGGTTCAGATACAAAATTCCTCATCGCTCAAATTGATTCTGTTTCGTTCTACATTCTCCATATACTTTGTGACCCTGCTTCAGCAGTGACTAACGGTTTGTATGTCTCTTTCCCTACTCACGCAGGATGTCCTGTCGGTGGCCTTCTCCGTCGACAACCGTCAAATCGTGTCCGGATCCCGTGACAAGACCATCAAGCTGTGGAACACCCTGGCCGAGTGCAAGTACACCATCCAGGAAGATGGCCACAGCGATTGGGTTTCGTGCGTCCGCTTCTCGCCAAACCACTCGAACCCGATCATCGTGTCGGCCGGTTGGGATCGCACCGTCAAGGTCTGGAATCTGGCCAACTGCAAGCTGAAGATCGACCACTTGGGACACAACGGATACCTGAACTCGGTTTCCGTGTCGCCCGATGGTTCCCTGTGCACGTCCGGAGGTAAGGACTGCAAGGCCTTCCTGTGGGATTTGAACGATGGCAAGCATCTGCACACCCTGGAGCACAACGAGGTCATCAACGCCTTGTGCTTCTCGCCAAACCGGTACTGGCTGTGCGTTGCCTATGGTCCATCCATCAAGATCTGGGATCTGGCATGCAAGACCATGGTTGAAGAGCTGAAGCCCTCGAAGGCCGATCCTCCACAGTGTTTGTCTCTGGCCTGGTCCACCGATGGACAGACGCTGTATGCCGGTTATTCCGATAACATCATCCGTGTCTGGCAGGTGTCGGTCTCGGCTCGTTAAGTGTTACTAGCGGAGCTGAAAGAAGTCTTTTACCATGTAAGAAACAATTCCGTAAATTTGTGCAGTTAGATGAATAAAATCTACAACACGAACTATTCGCAGCGAACAATGTCATCCGAAATTCTTGTTCCACGGAAACTAAAATCAATTTAGGGTAAATTggtataatgcgccccaaccgggcaatacgTCCCATTTCATTTCCAAAagattgaggcttctttaacacgtaaatatgattacatatcttaaatatcctcgaaaaaaatatgttgcgcATTTAAGATCTTTAAGAtaccaaaaatatcaaaaatcagCTTTTTTACGCAAAATTTTGGATCCGATAGGCAAGCCTTCgctgtaaatgaagcccatcctttactattgtacttattacaacaAATTTTACCGGAAGaagactgctaatggacccttttaagcttagcaagtggtgaaattctccttggaaacatttctacaacgctgcggaactttttctacgggaggggcatattgcccggatTTGGACCGTTTACGGAAAACGTCTTGTGAACCCAAGAGAGAGTTGTATGCAGAGCATACAAGAGAAAGTTGTATGCAGCTGAGCATGGTCAACTAACACTGACAACAAAAGCtatagaagtaatgcatttgtCACTGCGATAGTGAAGTTTTTCCTTAGAAGGGGACGTATTATTCCTGTTCACCCTAACAATTAGAGTTAAACTTGTCTTTTCCACGATTTAGATCGACTAGTAGTTTATACAAAGACGATCTTATAAATAcgctgggagtttggatatggtgTGGATTGATACAGAATTCGTTTTGGCAGAGGCGTCGCGTCAGCATGTgcactagcctgggacacgattatatgaaaaaattagattctcgctccagtccactttttggattgcatttaggtcccataacgattgtgcaaaatttcagctcgatcggagaaactatattttagcgccagccgttcaaaatttgtatgggatttactatgggaaaacttctgccaagaaaaatcgccagaggccgcccattgacctctataaaaattttaaacacagatctcgataggtatttctacgatgaacaacattgctgaagaccgcaaagcgatccgatgcttgtgaaaaaagttattaagcataggctattcagaaattttgcccgattttgttattattgttattcctttacgtgttaatcaacgtcgcgttGCCAATAggttgaataactttttttcacaagtgtcagattgtttcgcggtcttgggcaatattcttcatcgtaaaaagaCCTATCGaa includes:
- the LOC5580329 gene encoding guanine nucleotide-binding protein subunit beta-like protein yields the protein MTETLQLRGQLVGHSGWVTQIATNPKYPDMILSSSRDKTLIVWKLTRDDASYGIPQKRLYGHSHFISDVVLSSDGNYALSGSWDKTLRLWDLAAGKSTRRFEDHTKDVLSVAFSVDNRQIVSGSRDKTIKLWNTLAECKYTIQEDGHSDWVSCVRFSPNHSNPIIVSAGWDRTVKVWNLANCKLKIDHLGHNGYLNSVSVSPDGSLCTSGGKDCKAFLWDLNDGKHLHTLEHNEVINALCFSPNRYWLCVAYGPSIKIWDLACKTMVEELKPSKADPPQCLSLAWSTDGQTLYAGYSDNIIRVWQVSVSAR